In one Paramormyrops kingsleyae isolate MSU_618 chromosome 18, PKINGS_0.4, whole genome shotgun sequence genomic region, the following are encoded:
- the LOC111847886 gene encoding thread biopolymer filament subunit alpha has product MPETNLRVTGGAVRFGATYGGNRVFSGSRAGGAASGVSRLLGASAGLGSGLGVRSGLGLGGGLGLGGGLGFGGGAGAGALALGGGAGLGLGAGGAALGKMASFRAGVAPLRARLGGRVFKIGGYGYNPTFLSSTTTIDAGVSPLPVIDPSLPSVDAVQLTRMKEKDELQALNNKFASFIDKARMLEQQNAILKAKISMFTNPDQGGPASTSILLTSAIGTYKTQIDNLTTTKEAIIAEIEHYKNIIDDVQSKLEEETSQTKTLETDWTNLKEEVDNLYLTIFELQTIVGGLEDQIALSKQVYDAKVKEVRNIVTGGVKSAFSISVDNTAQAQDLTSALTEVKAHYESLAQNSKQDALLSVQDSLSMISVSTQPNTQSLTNAKEELRVYKLQIDSVQREIDRIKSANHQLESQVEDAEAHTSSHTETYQDQVLILKSQLDDIRKQIAQYGQDYQELLASKMSLDVEITAYKKLLDSEENRLKSGGGVTVHMTKTAVGGGAGGGVGGGAGFSLAAGAGGLGAGGGLGFALGSGLGLGGGYGGLGAGLGGGLGAGLALGGGLGLGGGGGSLMSSSLNSSAFSSTVY; this is encoded by the exons ATGCCTGAGACAAATTTAAGAGTCACTGGGGGTGCAGTGAGGTTCGGTGCCACTTATGGAGGCAACCGGGTCTTCTCCGGATCCCGGGCCGGTGGTGCTGCTTCAGGAGTGTCCAGACTGCTAGGGGCATCGGCAGGGCTGGGATCTGGCCTTGGCGTCAGAAGCGGTCTGGGCCTGGGTGGAGGGCTGGGTTTGGGAGGTGGCCTGGGCTTTGGTGGAGGAGCAGGTGCAGGGGCCCTGGCTCTGGGAGGAGGTGCTGGGCTGGGCCTAGGTGCCGGAGGCGCTGCTCTCGGCAAGATGGCGAGCTTTAGGGCGGGGGTGGCTCCACTCCGGGCTCGTCTAGGGGGGCGCGTCTTCAAAATCGGGGGCTACGGCTACAACCCAACCTTCCTCAGTTCCACGACCACCATTGACGCAGGTGTCAGTCCTCTTCCTGTCATCGACCCCTCGCTGCCATCTGTAGATGCAGTTCAACTCACCCGCATGAAAGAGAAGGATGAGCTACAGGCTCTTAATAACAAATTTGCCTCTTTCATCGACAAG GCCCGAATGCTGGAGCAGCAAAACGCTATTCTCAAGGCGAAGATCTCGATGTTCACCAACCCAGACCAGGGCGGACCTGCCAGCACGTCCATCCTCCTTACCTCCGCTATTGGGACTTACAAGACTCAGATCGACAACCTAACCACAACCAAGGAAGCTATTATTGCAGAAATCGAGCACTACAAGAACATCATCGATGATGTTCAGTCCAA gcttGAGGAGGAAACATCCCAGACCAAGACCTTAGAGACTGATTGGACCAATTTAAAAGAG GAGGTGGACAATCTATACTTGACCATTTTTGAGCTCCAGACCATCGTTGGTGGATTGGAGGATCAGATTGCCCTGTCCAAGCAGGTCTATGATGCT AAAGTGAAGGAGGTGAGAAACATTGTAACAGGCGGCGTGAAGTCAGCCTTCTCCATCTCAGTGGACAACACGGCCCAGGCTCAGGATCTGACCTCGGCGCTGACCGAAGTGAAGGCGCATTACGAGTCGCTGGCCCAGAATAGCAAGCAGGACGCTCTCTTATCCGTCCAGGACAGT CTCTCCATGATATCTGTAAGCACTCAGCCCAATACCCAGTCACTCACCAACGCAAAGGAGGAGCTTCGTGTCTACAAACTGCAGATCGACTCGGTGCAGAGGGAGATTGACAGGATTAAGTCAGCG AACCATCAGCTGGAGTCTCAAGTAGAGGATGCGGAGGCCCATACCAGCTCACACACTGAGACGTACCAGGATCAAGTCTTAATCCTCAAGTCACAGCTTGATGACATCAGAAAG CAAATTGCTCAATATGGCCAAGATTACCAAGAACTCCTGGCAAGCAAAATGTCTCTGGATGTGGAAATCACAGCTTATAAGAAACTCCTGGACAGTGAAGAGAACAG GCTGAAGTCAGGTGGAGGTGTCACCGTGCACATGACCAAGACTGCTGTCGGGGGCGGAGCTGGGGGTGGAGTTGGGGGCGGAGCTGGCTTCTCCCTGGCAGCTGGAGCCGGAGGACTGGGTGCCGGTGGAGGACTCGGATTTGCATTAGGCTCAGGCCTTGGCCTCGGGGGCGGTTATGGTGGTCTTGGCGCTGGACTGGGAGGAGGCCTTGGTGCTGGACTGGCACTGGGAGGAGGGCTCGGCCTGGGCGGGGGAGGCGGCAGCCTGATGTCATCGAGCCTCAACAGCAGTGCAT TTTCCTCCACTGTCTACTAA